GTCACGGCGCCGAAGGCGAGCAGGCACGCCAGCACCATGGAGGTGAAGCTCGACGTCATGGCGAAGCCGCGGTCGTTGGACGCGGCCGGCATCTGCAACACGTGGGAGCCGGGGTCCGCGGCGTGCTCGCGGGCGAGCCGGCCCTCGCTGTTGCAGGTGATGACCAGATGGCCGACCCGGGTGAGGCACCGGCCGGCGAGTTCGGCCGCCGCGACGCTCTCGGGGCTGTCCCCGGAGCGGGCGAAGGACACCAGCAGGGTGGGCACGTCCTCGCCGAAGGCGCCCCAGGGGTCGGAGACGATGTCGGTGGTGGCCACGGCGTCGACGCGGCGGCCGGTGCGACGGGCCAGCACCCCGCGGACCAGCTGTCCCGCGAACGCCGACGTGCCGGCCCCCGTCAGCACGATCCGCAGGTCCTCACGGGCGAGGAAGGGCGCCAGGAAGGCGTCCAGCGACTGCCGGCCGTCCGTCAGGATCCGGCCGACCTCGCGCCACATCCGCGGCTGCTGCCCGATCTCGGCCACCGTGTGCTCGGCGCCGTCCTGGCGGGAGGGGAGGGTGTCGGTCGTGGTGGTCACGCGTACTCCTTGTCGTGGCGTGTGGTGGTGCGGCAGGCGCGGTCGTAGTCCCGCAGGACGTCACGGACGCGGTCGACGGCCAGGGCCCGCGGGCTCGCCTGAAGCAGGCCGGCCCGCACGCGCCGGTACTGCTCGGGCAGCCGGGCGCTCAGCAGGGGAAAAGGGATGCCGGTGGCGGAGAGGTTGTCGAAGAGGGCCGTCACGGCCTCCTCTATCGCGGGGTCGGGCCAGTAGTAGCGGACCCGGTCGCTGTAGCTGTAGCGCCGGGCGAGCCGCCGCTCCCGGTCGTCGCCCTCGTAGTACCCCTCCCACCAGGACGGTTCGGCGCGCATCCGACGCTCGACGACCTCCGGGAGGCCGGAGCGGCGCGCGGTGTCGACCAGTTCCTCCTCGATGCCGGCCAGCGCGTAGAGCGCCTCGCGCAGCGCGAAGGTCAGGCCGGGGCCGACCTTGAGCACCGCCCAGTGGTCCTCGACCAGCGCGGCCAGCGCCTCGGGGGTCTGGTAGTCGGTGGAGTGGGCCTCGAAGACCATGCCGGGCTCGGCGTCCAGCACCGAGCGCAGCTCCTCGGTGCGCTCCCGGGCGTAGTCGACGACCTTCAGATGGTCGAACTCGACGCCCGGCTGGACGACCAGCGCCATGACCCGGGGCCAGACCCCGCTCACCCCGTGCTCCGCGAAGGCCTCGTGGTGACGCTTGAGCGTCAGCCGGGCCGCGTCCGCCGTGGTGGGACGGACCCCGTCCAGCGTCTCGTGTGCGCCGCCCGGCACCGGAACCTCAGTGCCGATGACGTACCGGAGCGCGGCGGTCCGCTCCGCCCCTGTCTCCCGTGCCGTCGCCTCCGCGACGGCGACCAGGCGGGCGGCCCGGTCGGCGACCACGTCGTCGCTCAGCGGCGCGGGGTCACCGGCGCAGGAGAAGCTGCAGTCCAGGTGGATCTTGGTGAAGCCGGCCCGGACGTACGCGGCGACCAGCTGCTCCGCCTCCCGCATGGCCTCCTCCGGCGGCAGCGCGCGCCACCGGTTGGGGCCCAGATGGTCGCCGCCGAGGACGACACGGTCGGTGGGCAGGCCCAGCCGCTCGGCGATGCCGAGCACCAGGGAACGGAAGTCGTCCGGCCGCATGCCGGTGTAACCGCCGTACTGGTCCACCTGGTTGGAGGTGGCCTCCACCAGGACCTCGCCCCCGGACTCCAGCGCCTGGAGCACCGCCGCCTCGATCACGAGCGGATGGGCGGAGCAGACCGACGTGATCCCCCGTGCGTCACCACCTTTCTGGTGCCGCACCAGTTCGTCCAAGGCACTGCTCATGATTCACCCCACGGTCGCACAAGTCGGGCGGGACCGGCGAATCCCGCCGAATCGCCCCCGGAGAAGCCAACTGGAACGATACTGGCCTGAAAACTGGCCGTCAATGGTCTGCCTCTGGTATTTATCTGGTATGGCAACTCACTGGTACGGTACTGGTATGGCCGCCTCGGACTCCGCCCTCCCGCAGGGACTCCTCAGCAACGACGCCCTCCCGCTGTACGCCCAGGTCGCCGCGCGCCTCCTCGACGACATCTCCGGCGACGGCGCCCGGCCCGGCGACCGCCTCCCCTCGGAGCGCGCGCTGGCCGGCCGCTACGGCGTCTCCCGCGTCACGATGCGCGCGGCGCTCAACGAACTGGCCTCGCGCGACGTCATCGCCTCCGCACCGGCCCGCGGCTGGTTCCTCGCCGAGGGCATCACCCGCGTCCTGTCCGCACCGCGCCGCCCTGCGGGCGCCACGGGCCCCGCCGGGGGCCGCACGGTGCAGGGCTTCGCCGACTACGCCGAACAGCACGGCTTCCGCATCCGTGCGGAGGTCCTGGAGTCGGAGGTGCGCCCGGCCACCGTCCGGGAGGCCGAGCGGCTGCGCATCGGCCCCGGCGCCGACCTCTTCGAGATGCGCCGCGTCCGCTACCTGGACGACCGTGTCGTCGTACTGGAGCACAACCGGCTGCCCCTCGAACTGTGCCCGCTGCTCGCCGAGACGGACTTCTCCAAGGACTCCCTCTTCGCCACCCTGCGCCGCGCGGACCCGCCCCAACTGCCGCGCGTCGCCGACTACTCGGTGGAGGCGCGGCAGCCCACGGACGTGGAGCGCGAGCTGCTGGAGATCACGGACGCCACGCCGGTCCTGGTGGCGACGCAGCTCGCCTTCAACCAGTACTCCCAGCCCCTGGAGCTCACGGCGGCCATATACCGGGGCGACCGGTACCACTTCCGCGCGTCCATCACCGGCTGACGCGGGCGGCCCGGCAGACGGCGGCCCGCCCCGCCCGGTGTCCGCCGCCCGCCCCGCCGTCCGCTCACGCGCGGCGGACGGCGTTCGGTGTCGCGCCGTAGCGTGTGCGGAAGGTCCTGATGAAGTGGCTGCTGTCGGTGAAGTGCCACCGCGCCGCCAGCTCCGACACGGTGAGCGACGTGGACAGCAGCTCCGCCCTGGCCCGGTCCAGCCGCCGCTCGCGCACATGTCCCATGACCGAGGTGGCCTCCTGGGCGAACGCGCGGTGCAGCGTACGGACGGACACGTGCAGCGCGGCCGCGATCGCCCCGGGATCCAGGTCCGGGTCGGTGAGCCGGCGCTCAACGTACTCCGTCGCGGCCCGCACCAGGGCCGGCGAGAACGGGGGGTCGTCCACGACCCGGTCGCTCAGCACCCCGTGGAACAGTTCGACGGCGGCGTCGCGGGCCGCCCCCGAAGCGGCGGGGCCGAGCCCGTCGGCCACGTCGGCCCAGGCGCGCAGGTGGGCGAAGAGCAGCCGTACGGCGGGGGCGCGGTGCTCGGCCGTCACCACGTTCCTGCGGGCGGGGAAGCGGATGTCCCGCGCGGGCAGGCCGAGCGCGACCGCCCGCGTGCCCCGCGCCACCGTGAAGTCCCACGGCTCGTCGTTCCGGCGGACGCACAGCAGCCCGGCACCCGCCGCGGACGTCCGCCCCGCCGAGGTGAACCGCCACTCGCCGCGCACCGTCAGATGCGCCATGATCCGGTCCTCGTGGTGGCCGTGCAGCCCGCCGGTGCTGCCCGCGACCGCGTCGCTGTACTGGTCCTCGAGGCGGAGGTCACCCAGGTTCCGCAGCCGGATGCGGACCCGGTACGCGCCCTCGCTCCGCCGGGGCAGCGTCAGGGGAGGGGGCGGTACCAGCTCTCCCGCCTGCCGCCGCCACCGCTCCCGCAGCACATGGTCGCGGCCGCTGTCGGCGTAGGGGACGGCGAGGTCGATCGTGAAGCCGCCCGAGGCGTCGTCGCTCGGCCACGGCGCCGGGCCGCCCTCGTCACGCATGGGTCGTCCCGCCTCTTCTTCACTGTTCGTACTCAATGGACAACACCGTTGGCTGCAGGGGTAGTTGGTTCCCCCTCTTCCGTACGGTCACGACG
The DNA window shown above is from Streptomyces sp. NBC_00670 and carries:
- a CDS encoding D-tagatose-bisphosphate aldolase, class II, non-catalytic subunit, with protein sequence MSSALDELVRHQKGGDARGITSVCSAHPLVIEAAVLQALESGGEVLVEATSNQVDQYGGYTGMRPDDFRSLVLGIAERLGLPTDRVVLGGDHLGPNRWRALPPEEAMREAEQLVAAYVRAGFTKIHLDCSFSCAGDPAPLSDDVVADRAARLVAVAEATARETGAERTAALRYVIGTEVPVPGGAHETLDGVRPTTADAARLTLKRHHEAFAEHGVSGVWPRVMALVVQPGVEFDHLKVVDYARERTEELRSVLDAEPGMVFEAHSTDYQTPEALAALVEDHWAVLKVGPGLTFALREALYALAGIEEELVDTARRSGLPEVVERRMRAEPSWWEGYYEGDDRERRLARRYSYSDRVRYYWPDPAIEEAVTALFDNLSATGIPFPLLSARLPEQYRRVRAGLLQASPRALAVDRVRDVLRDYDRACRTTTRHDKEYA
- a CDS encoding GntR family transcriptional regulator, with product MAASDSALPQGLLSNDALPLYAQVAARLLDDISGDGARPGDRLPSERALAGRYGVSRVTMRAALNELASRDVIASAPARGWFLAEGITRVLSAPRRPAGATGPAGGRTVQGFADYAEQHGFRIRAEVLESEVRPATVREAERLRIGPGADLFEMRRVRYLDDRVVVLEHNRLPLELCPLLAETDFSKDSLFATLRRADPPQLPRVADYSVEARQPTDVERELLEITDATPVLVATQLAFNQYSQPLELTAAIYRGDRYHFRASITG
- a CDS encoding helix-turn-helix transcriptional regulator: MRDEGGPAPWPSDDASGGFTIDLAVPYADSGRDHVLRERWRRQAGELVPPPPLTLPRRSEGAYRVRIRLRNLGDLRLEDQYSDAVAGSTGGLHGHHEDRIMAHLTVRGEWRFTSAGRTSAAGAGLLCVRRNDEPWDFTVARGTRAVALGLPARDIRFPARRNVVTAEHRAPAVRLLFAHLRAWADVADGLGPAASGAARDAAVELFHGVLSDRVVDDPPFSPALVRAATEYVERRLTDPDLDPGAIAAALHVSVRTLHRAFAQEATSVMGHVRERRLDRARAELLSTSLTVSELAARWHFTDSSHFIRTFRTRYGATPNAVRRA